A segment of the Lolium perenne isolate Kyuss_39 chromosome 3, Kyuss_2.0, whole genome shotgun sequence genome:
ttgtcttgttcgtcggcgatgatggcgtcggcgagcttggcgctgacgtcctcgcactccagtgccatctccgggtcgccgtggacggtgatgacgccacgaggccctggcatcttcatcatgttgtatgcgTAGTGGGGTGCCGCCATGAACCGGGCGAACGCCTGCCGGCCGAGcacacagtggtaggagctgcggAAGTTCAGCACCTCGAAAGTTATCCGCTCGGTGCGGTAATTCACCGGCGTACCGAAGGTGACTGGCAACGtaaccttgccgatcgggaaggccttccgcccggggacgatgccatggaacgtgaccttggtgttctcgagGCGTGAGTCTGGTAGACCGAGTCGCTGGAAGGTCTCGTAATACaggatgttgatggagcttcctccGTCCATCAGTGTTTTCGGCAGCCAGTAATCGGCAACCTTGGGCCTGACGACCAGTGCCACTCGGCCGGGATACTCGATGCGGGGAGCGTGATCTTCGCGTCTCCAGGTAATGCtctgctcggaccagttgagccaccggGGTACGTCAGAAAGGATGACCGCGTGTACTtccactgcccttgcgaggaccttcctgtcctGACGATCAccgaccccggtgaaggtgtggagcgagccggcgctgcgaccgaagccttctcccttgtgctggtctgGGTCTTTGGCGGCGGTCTTTGTGTTGGTtaccgccgtcgttttccttggcgcgaCGGGCCTTCTCTATTTGCTTCAGAGAGTAACAGTTTCCCGTCGTGTGAGTTGAGGGCTTGCCCTCCCTGCTGTGATAGATGCACGGGgcgtctaggaggctgcgggcgtcgaagcgcttaggctgaggccgatcctcccgtAGTGCGCGGTTGTCGCGCCGGGaggattttggctcgcgctgctcgtagtcggcgttggcgacgagctcgttgtgtcctccgTCGGCGCGACGCTTGCCGTTGTTGGACCGGCCGGCGAACCGGTAGTCGCCACGTCGGGGCTCCGTGTGCAcggggcggcgattgcgtcgctggccgtactcgtcgtccgagtcgactgtagggtcttcgtcagcgtagcgggtggcgatgtcgaagagctcggagattgagatgtTATCTCTGCTGACGCGATGGAGCTTGGCGCTTAGCGGTTCGTACCGGCAGCATCGTCGGAAGCAGTAGATTGCCGTatccgtgctgatgccgctggaggtcgtccacatgtcctgccagcgctgcacccaccgacgagtcgactcgcgcgggccctggacacagcgatccaggtcttctatAGTTGTCGCCCGAGTGTACGCGCTGGCAAAGTGCTGGATGAATGCAgcgcgggcttcttcccaggaATCGATGCTGTTggcggtgagggtgttgaaccagtggcgattgacgctgtccatcatgaggggcaggtaGCGTGCCGCGAGCAACTCGGAGTGGCcttggatccccattgccatggcgtacgaatCGATCCAGACCGTGGGGTCGATATGCgtgtcgtacttctcgatgtcgcggggcCCCTTGAACCCAGCGGGGTATGGCTCGCCTCTGATCATCGGCCCGAAGCAGGCGGGGCCGACTCGAGTGAACGCGCTTTGGCGCGGGGCTTCGTCAGCGTAGCGGTCGTTTAGCCGGtttcgcgcccgccattcttgatCGTTGATGATGTGAGTTCGCGCATCAACGGGCTGTCCGTTGGCGGCGACCATCACTCGCGCAGGGCGCGGCTCGATTCGGTTGTTGGTCCAGTGGGCCACGCGCGGTGCTGGAGGTGGACCGTTGTTGGCGACTGCGCGATTTGCCGCACCCGATGACGCCGCACGACTGGCGGAcgtgcgcgaatagagtcgcccttGCGAGTCGGCGGCGGCATGTtgctgctccaatgccttggaaaccagggccttggcgtgctggacgaggattgcgccgtctcccgtttcgggaAGCCTCGCAAGGACGGCTTGAGCGGCCGCgacgttgtcggctggagacgagtgcaaTGGTAGGCCATTGGCATCAACTTCCGCCCGCGGGacttcgggtggtggtggtggcggtggtggtggtggtgctccgTGTGCCGCTCTGTCGGCggcagcccgacttccttccgggatgtcggggttctggactcgggcgacccggatttctccatctgggtcgtcgaagttaaggtGCGCGCTGGGGAAGTCGTTCGCGCGGGCACGCTCCATGCGCAGGCGATTGCGCTGCTGGCGGTAATGGGATACGGCTCTCACTTCGTCTTGCTCGAGACGAAATTTCTGCCGTTCAgcgagctcctttttcctctgctcttcgagggccgcccggtgcgcctcgatctcggtcgcggtggcggttgcagggaggggggtggtgaaggcgtcgaccGGAGGCTCCTCCTCGCCTCCTGCCATGAAcactgcggtcgggtagcggtagcgtggggcctcgacggtgtccgagtcggagtcgctaccgaagagggagaggacggAGTCGTCCTCGAAGTCGCTTGGGTGAGAGACTAAGGAGATGGAGTCCTTGAACGACGCTGCGGCGATAGAGCCAGCAGTCGGGGATGCAGCGGCGGACCCGGCGGCCGATGCCGTGGCGACGGAGTCAGCGTCGAACGTCGCGACGCCGAGGTCAGCGGCTGGGATGGTGACGATGGAGTCGGCGGCTGACGCGGTGACGATGGGGTTGGCGACCGGTGCCACGGCCGCTGAGTCGGCGTCGTCCTCCAAGGCCGACTCAGCCTCCGCGTACACCTCGCCGGTAACTGGGCGAGTGGCGGTGAGGAGTTGACCCGGCGAGAAGGGATCATGCGATCGACCAGGGCGGGGCTCGGTGGGgtcgctgacgccggcgagcccaacgaagaggttgatggagccgatcggcaccatccaggcgtgcttgagaggtgacgaggcgggccggtaggtacttggctggatgtggaagaagttgccggtggcgatcatcctgccggaagcgaccggccgccgtactggcgagtagggcctcgccgtagctcggaggcttgatgtcccatgccccacggtgggcgccactgtcgtggatgtgaccacggcagatgctacagggggtagcacttcgttgatgcgagggcaagggaacatcgccatctacgggtcgaggtgcaagggacgcaaggttttacccagtttcagcccctccggagagtaaaaggcctacgtcctgctagatcttattgctcagtggagaattacaatgggggggggggggctcagtcggcgtcgAGCCAAGAGCTTTACAGGGGAGATCCGATCTCAGATGAAGTGTCgtctagggtttagcccgggggtttatatatccacccccggcctagggttacaaggggataactccgaatcgtatcagttaCTACTAATCCGGGATACCACACCCTTTGGCAAGTAATCTCCAGCCGAGCAGATCATCTCCTTGGGtcttcggcccagtcgccttcgggtccagtcggctaggcgactggcggtccttcctgggccttcgtcctcgtggcgagtgggactggcgacccaccccctatgggcatatccccatcacacATGACAGGAAGAATAGGCATAAAAGGGCAGCAAAAGGGCCAGCTGACAGCACTCCTCCAAAGATGAAGAAGATTAAGGTCTCTCAAGATACACGTGACATTTACGATAAGTTTATTTGTCATGGTCGTAAGCTTAAGAGGCAGCCAAAGGACCGTGCTCTGTGAGTTTTCCATACCTTTTTGctctgttttttttatttctgATGTGTTTTCAATTTGTTTTCCCTAATTACTTTCTTTTTTCTGCATTTGCAGTCCTGAGTTTGTGAGGATTGGACGCTACTATTTCTCATACAAGAGTTTCCTGGATTCTCTTAAGCCATGCCATTACCTAAGCAGTGAGGTTATGAATGTGTGGATTGAGAAGTTCAACCGTGAAGCAAAAATTATTGGTGACAATAATCCAAGGGCCAAGAAGAAGTTTGCCTTTACCCAGCTTATGGTGGTGAGCAAAACCATATCATGCTCCCTCTATATTTTTTACCTTCCTAAACATGTAACTAGTTTCTAGTATCACCATTTTTTCCTTCATATGTAGGATAAGTTAATTGTTGATCCAGCAGCATTTGAGATAGAAGGTTGTTTGAAAGAGTTCAAGACTCTCAACTCAAAGTTCAAGCTATTAAAAGATGATCTTGTATGTTTTCATGTATATATTCATACATTTGTTATTTGCTGCATTTTCATCTTGTGTTACCTTTTCGAATGACTTTTTTGTTTTTGTAGTTGTACTTCCCAATTGTGAAGAACAATCACTGGGCCGTGCCCTGCATAAACTTGTGTTTAAAGAAGTTCCACATTTTTGATTCAATGAGAAGTGCAAAGGATGGTAGCTTGCTGGAACAATTTGCTACCAATCTGGTTAGTTTTAGGTTATTACATGTTTAAATATCTTACATATGTAGCAAACCTAATTTTCTTTTTTGTATCTTGTTTATGCAGTTCATAAACATCAACAAGCTTCTCATTGAGTGCAATTTAACAAGATTCAATCTGGATGATTTCACCCTAGCTGACATTGAGCACCCACAGCAAACAACATTGTAAGTGTGTTTTTATACCTTTTAATGTTGCTACAATAGTGTTTTCCCTATGCTACATTACTGTATATCTGCTGCTACTTTAGTGCAAACTTCAGTATCCTTATACCAACACCTTTTTTGATGCGGGTTTGATTGTGGGTTCTTTGTACAACTTTTCATGGAGAACTTTGACTCAAAAGTGATGGCTCAGTTTGATAACAATGCTATCCCAGATCATAGGAGACTGGTAGCAGCTTCTCTCATTGAGAACAGGGACAATGGGCAGGATGCCGTCGAAAAGCTGATGGAAGATGAGTTGATGAAAAGGAAGAAATACCCTGCTTAGTTTTAGTTCGCACAGTAGCCTATAATTTTGTGTCGTTTGTGGCACTGCTAACTTCATAAACTATGTAGTTGAAAGTGTTGGCCACAACATGTTTCGATGTTTGTCTCGCACCTTTTGTAACCGCTCAAGACGGTGCTTTCCATgtactgagattaaatgatataaGCTACTGCATTGGGATCTGTTTTGTACTGAAGTGTTATATGAAAATTGTTTTTTTGTGTTCAATTACTCTGCGCTATCATAATTGTTCTTTTGCTACTTGTTCCACAGTTTGATAATCTTCCTGGCAACAAGCTGTCCATTTTCCTGGCAACATGCTGTCCATTTTTCAGTTAAAACTGGATGATCCATTGCATCTTCTCATTTAGCTACATTAATAACCTCCCTGTGCTACTTTTATTGCCCACTTATGCTACTATTGCCACAACCATCTGCTACACCTTTTATTTATTTTTGCTACATTAAATTTGAACGTTTGCTACTATTGCCACAACCATCTCCTACTCATCAACATTACCATGAATTGTAACACAGTAATAAATATATCACAAATGTATCTGCTACTCATCAACTTAACAACTTTCATTATTACTTTTGTATCACAAATATATCTGCTACACAGTCAAATAGGACACTCAAATATATCTTATATTTTTACATGTAAACTTTTGTACAACTGAAATTGAACTTTTTTCATGTTGACATATAGAAAAAATAGTAGTTACAAGTTGCCTGAATTCAAGTAACATATACTCAATTATGTCATCTATACTGTCTTCTCCAATTGAGAGTCTTTTGCATCTTTAAATTGCTTTGCAAGTACCATATACTCGCATTCCTTCAAGTTGTGTCCTTCTTCATTGCAAAATGGGCATTTCTTCTTTCTATATTGTCTTTTTGGTTTTGGCTCTTTCATAACCTTTGGCTCCTCagcttttttctttcttctcttatTAGCTTCATCCCTTAGCTCAACTAGTGGCTTCCTTCTTTGCTCCTTCTCTTTTGGACGACCTTTGGGCTTTACTCTGGTAGGGTTACGAAGATTGCTGTTTGAAGGTGTCTCGTGTGCTACTGGCTGCTCTTGCTGCTGCTGGTTTAGGTTGCTACCATGTTGCTGCTGTTCATGATGAACCTTTTAAGATATTGGATCTGTAGCATCCCCATGTTCTTCTCCCTGACCTTGCTGCCCAGCTACTCTAGCTCTATGCATTGCAGCAACAACCTTCTTTGCCTCATCAACCATGTCTAACACTATTGCATATGTGTCATCAGCAATACAGGAATCTGCTGCCAAACTATTCAGTTTTCTGCAAAGGGAGTTGTACTTCAAAGTGTTGTTCACTGGAACACCAAACTTGCCACCGGTTGATCCTGGATCAGGCACAGATGTTGTTGCTGCCATTGACCAGCGATGGAGCATGTACTTTTCTGGAATGCTTCGTACATTCATGTGAACTATCACCCTTATGATATGAGGGCATATCAGTCCACACATCTCAAATTGGTTGCAGCCACATGTGTATGTTTCTTCCTCTAACCCAACTTGTACTCTGTATGTTCTGAGGTCAAGTCCGGGGTTTGGGACAAGATCAAAACACAACTCTTCTAGCTCTGTTCGAAGCGGATAAAATCCAGTTGACATTTGCAGCATCTTCTGGAACCTGTCAAACACTTCTCTTGTGTAGAACAACACTGCTTGCTTTTCAATGCTCCAGCTGCATTAATTTGTTTGTAGCAAATACAATTAGGAAATATTAAACAatttctatagtattttaaactGCAGTGAATTACTGGACACTAAGAACTTGCTACATTTTTCTAAGATGCTGCAATTGGTCTCAATAGATATAAATTGCTACAAGTAGTGCTATCTTCACTAACATGCTACAATACAAATTTTTGAAAAATTGCTGCAATTGTCTCACCTTCCCCAAAGTGGAGCGGTTGTAGTTTCCATTATGAAATCTGAGTTGTCTTCTCTATCAAGCATGAGGTTCTGGCATAATTCGTACCGTTGCACAAAATTGAATACTGATTCACCTGGTCGCACTAAGGTCTTGAAGTAAGAGTTCAGTCCTTCAGAGCGTCCTGTGGTACTTGTGAATGGAAAGAAGTTGTGCCTAAAATACACTGGTGCCCATGTCTTTCTGCTCCCCCACATGTTTTCCAAGTGTGTGTTGTCAGTCATTTCATAGACTTGCAGCATATGCTGCCAACATAACTCAAATTCTTCGGGAGTATCTGTTCCATATATGCATGAGTAGAATGCATCTGCAAATGGATTTCCTTCTCTCAAGTTTGGCCCAAGCTTTTTCCTAGCAAGACTCAAAACATGATTAAAGCAGCATCTATGTATAGCGTTAGGGAACACCTTGCTAATCGCTATTGCCATTGCTTTATCTTGGCCAGTCATTATGTGATTCGGTGCCATGTTATCCATTGCCATCATCCAACGCTCAAAAACCCATCTGAATGTTTCAACTGATTCATCTGGTAGCAGAGCACAGCCCAACACAATTGTTTGTGTGTGGTTATTGATTCCCACTATAGGAGCAAACGGCATATTATAGCGGTTTGTGCAGAACGTTGTGTCAAAGAACACACAGTCCTTATACTTATGGTACAACGATCTAGTCCTTCCGTCGACCCAGAACAGTGCTCTTACTGCATTATTTTCATCAAGTTGTGTGGCATAGAAGAAATTTGGGTTTTCAGCTTTTCTCCTCTCAAAGTACTCAACTGTCAGGCTGACATCTCGCAGCGTCACAGCTTCTCGCAGCATTGTGCGGATGTTTGATACATCCCTCTTGACATATGGCAGCCTTCTCACATCACCACCACGGACATCTGCTAGGGCTCCCATTATTTTTGATGTAGATATGTTCTGGTTGTGAAGTGTTTGCAGCAACTGGAAATCTTCCTCTGGGACCTTTCGGTGTGATCGGTAGAACCGTCTTCTCCCGACCATTGACACCATTGGGTGTGTGTGCTCTGCATTGAAAACTGTGACTGTCCAAACTCCTGCACGCATGCCAACTACCATGTGCGCTTTGCAGTCATGTCGCAGCACTATGTTCCGCTGCCTTGTGTCCTTTACATCCATCTGCTCCTTGGCTTGTTTCCCTTTTGATTTCTGCGCACTGAAGCTGCTCATATCCGTTGCTACAAAACCTTCTGACTTGCTTCTAGTAGTTTTAGCCGTTCCGTCAAAAGGTTTGCCAGCATGAACACATTCGAAAACTctgctcagaattgtaccttttggaGCATGTCGTGCTGTGCTGTACTTTGTATTGCCAATGTGTGTACCAAAACCTAGTTTGTATGCATAATTATTgtacacctcttttgcttcttctaTATCATCAAAAGTCAGGCCAACATATGGTACCATAGGCTGGGACAATATCTCTTCATCATAATCCTGAGCTACACTTGCAGCAGAACCAGCTTGCCCACTGTGAGGTCCTGGTACAAATTTTCCAGCAGCACTGCTTTCTGGTGCAGAACTTGTTTCTGGTGCAGCATTGTTCAGATCAAAACCCGTCAAGATGCTGTCAGCAACAAAACCCTGCATGTATGCATAATCCTGAGCTTCACTTGTTCAAGTCATTTGTCTAAAATGTAGTGTCAACTGAATCTCAGTATTATGCTAACAATAGTTTTGCTACACCATGTAGCATCAAATTGTTAATGCATACTAGGATGTAGCATAAGTATTTTACCATGCGCACTGAAATTTTGTTTGTACATTGCTACATTTTTATTTTGCAATTCTAATTCATTGTGTAGCAATTGTAGCAACATTTCAAAGTAGCACCATATTTTCATTAGTTGTTAGCATTTGCTGCACAATCTATCAACAATCCAGGAGCAGCACCAGAACAAATCACTAGCATTATCAAATGTAGCACTTTTTTTTAGCAAaactatatgtagcaagtataaCACTGCATAGTCCATCAAAATCAATCAATTAGCTAGCCCCAGTTGGCATATGTAGCAGAACCATATGTAGCATATGTAGCAGAACCATAGTGATTTGCAAATCAAATCACCGATGGAGCATCTAAGTGCCGTAGCAAATCAAATCAGAGTAGCAAAAAAACTGGAATAATCGCGGAAATACACTCACCGATGGAGCAGCTTCTTCAATCTCCGGGTCATGAGTGAAATACACAGGAGGGTTGTTGTAGGTACTTCGATTTGGTTGCGCCGACGGAACTCCGGCGCCACCGCTCGAGGATCCCGTCGGAAAACGACGGCCGAGATCTGGATTTGACGACGAGCTCGATCCTACTTGTGCAGCACGACTAGGTTCTCCGTTTGGGTAGAGGACGGATCTGAGCAGGTGCGCCATCGACGCGCGCTGCTCTGCTTTGATTGTCGCCGGCTAGTCGTGCGCCGTCTCCGCCGGCGGCGTCGCGGCGGCGTCGCGGGAGCTGCAACCTCTCCCCAGCCCGAAGGACGTGCGGATTCCTGTGTTTGCTACAAACGGATACGTTTTTGCTACAAGTGTATGCATGGTAGCAAAAGCGGGAGAAGGTACCGTTTCGTAAATCCAACGGCTGTT
Coding sequences within it:
- the LOC139837908 gene encoding protein FAR1-RELATED SEQUENCE 5-like, coding for MAHLLRSVLYPNGEPSRAAQVGSSSSSNPDLGRRFPTGSSSGGAGVPSAQPNRSTYNNPPVYFTHDPEIEEAAPSGFVADSILTGFDLNNAAPETSSAPESSAAGKFVPGPHSGQAGSAASVAQDYDEEILSQPMVPYVGLTFDDIEEAKEVYNNYAYKLGFGTHIGNTKYSTARHAPKGTILSRVFECVHAGKPFDGTAKTTRSKSEGFVATDMSSFSAQKSKGKQAKEQMDVKDTRQRNIVLRHDCKAHMVVGMRAGVWTVTVFNAEHTHPMVSMVGRRRFYRSHRKVPEEDFQLLQTLHNQNISTSKIMGALADVRGGDVRRLPYVKRDVSNIRTMLREAVTLRDVSLTVEYFERRKAENPNFFYATQLDENNAVRALFWVDGRTRSLYHKYKDCVFFDTTFCTNRYNMPFAPIVGINNHTQTIVLGCALLPDESVETFRWVFERWMMAMDNMAPNHIMTGQDKAMAIAISKVFPNAIHRCCFNHVLSLARKKLGPNLREGNPFADAFYSCIYGTDTPEEFELCWQHMLQVYEMTDNTHLENMWGSRKTWAPVYFRHNFFPFTSTTGRSEGLNSYFKTLVRPGESVFNFVQRYELCQNLMLDREDNSDFIMETTTAPLWGSWSIEKQAVLFYTREVFDRFQKMLQMSTGFYPLRTELEELCFDLVPNPGLDLRTYRVQVGLEEETYTCGCNQFEMCGLICPHIIRVIVHMNVRSIPEKYMLHRWSMAATTSVPDPGSTGGKFGVPVNNTLKYNSLCRKLNSLAADSCIADDTYAIVLDMVDEAKKVVAAMHRARVAGQQGQGEEHGDATDPIS